A section of the Ptychodera flava strain L36383 unplaced genomic scaffold, AS_Pfla_20210202 Scaffold_28__1_contigs__length_4768798_pilon, whole genome shotgun sequence genome encodes:
- the LOC139127065 gene encoding tripartite motif-containing protein 2-like, which translates to MQKKVSRDSLHLTCVKESEAFNATWSRMFNEWLNLSARSGSFSTMKQLVANHKIDAQRDELKLERELVKEKMDAQRQKLENQFEEVTKEISAFEERSVARKEMLSTKVDELTTELSLSEESDDIARKALTDHIGEVQKELTSHTDWCKDEMKRLGELQTKLKEDLSVINDRIAKSAEIDELILSVDRINQGIVPKDTVRRLSRHGNGPGEVWGPQGLTVNQNEQVVVSDYGPGNKHGSVKTVTADTAQIISTITFHGLPNTFRPTDVKISKNNLYYIADDGNSCILVCDAKSRLKQIIDIGEVESPQICLGPDNTVFVADYNGRVIKYSRAGEMISSKQLQYPYITMNSKYQLIVSCPDEHCIDVLDSNLNTLHTFGHEHLVEPCGVSVDAIGENINVADKNKVKIFSAQGEYLTDVTVDGSPDFIAVFADGRIVYTVSDISDLSDVTVRVITRKKYEKTFSLCKYCSKYNSTT; encoded by the exons ATGCAGAAGAAGGTGAGCAGAGATAGTTTACACTTAACCTGCGTCAAGGAAAGTGAAGCCTTCAATGCAACCTGGAGCAGAATGTTCAATGAATGGCTCAATCTGTCGGCTAGATCAGGATCTTTCAGTACAATGAAGCAATTGGTAGCAAATCATAAGATTGACGCGCAAAGGGATGAGCTAAAGCTAGAGCGAGAATTAGTAAAAGAGAAGATGGATGCACAGAGACAGAAACTTGAAAATCAGTTTGAGGAAGTTACAAAGGAAATATCAGCCTTTGAAGAGCGCAGTGTGGCCAGGAAGGAGATGTTATCAACAAAGGTCGATGAACTTACCACAGAACTTTCACTCTCGGAAGAAAGTGATGACATTGCAAGGAAGGCATTAACTGATCATATTGGTGAGGTACAAAAGGAGCTAACTTCACATACTGATTGGTGCAAAGATGAAATGAAGAGGCTAGGAGAGCTGCAAACGAAGCTGAAGGAAGACCTCTCAGTTATCAATGACAGAATTGCAAAGTCTGCAGAAATTGATGAGCTCATACTCAGTGTTGACAGAATTAATCAAG GTATTGTTCCTAAAGACACAGTCAGAAGATTGTCAAGGCATGGCAATGGACCAGGAGAAGTCTGGGGTCCACAGGGATTGACAGTAAACCAGAATGAACAAGTGGTTGTCAGTGACTATGGACCTGGTAACAAGCATGGCAGTGTAAAGACAGTAACAGCAGACACAGCACAGATCATATCAACAATCACTTTTCATGGCTTGCCAAATACTTTCAGACCAACAGatgtaaaaatatctaaaaacaATTTGTATTATATTGCTGATGATGGCAACAGTTGCATTCTAGTGTGTGATGCAAAGAGTAgattaaaacaaataattgatATTGGTGAAGTTGAATCACCTCAGATATGTCTTGGTCCAGACAACACTGTTTTTGTAGCAGACTACAATGGCCGTGTGATAAAATACAGCAGGGCTGGTGAAATGATTTCGAGTAAACAACTCCAATACCCCTACATTAccatgaatagcaaatatcaactCATAGTGTCATGTCCTGATGAACATTGTATCGATGTTTTGGACAGTAATCTCAACACATTGCACACATTTGGACATGAACACTTAGTAGAGCCATGTGGAGTCAGTGTTGATGCGATTGGCGAAAATATTAATGTAGCAGATAAGAATAAAGTAAAGATCTTTAGTGCACAGGGTGAATACCTGACAGATGTAACTGTGGATGGAAGCCCTGACTTCATTGCAGTATTTGCAGACGGTAGAATAGTTTATACAGTCAGTGATATCAGTGATCTCAGTGATGTCACTGTGCGTGTAATTACACGAAAGAAATATGAGAAGACATTCAGTTTATGCAAGTATTGCAGCAAATACAACTCAACAACATAA